The following are from one region of the Gloeomargarita lithophora Alchichica-D10 genome:
- a CDS encoding LAGLIDADG family homing endonuclease → MSSPEVLSYVAGFLDGDGCINVQLVRRKDYRLGYQIRPSVTFFQKQKHRAFLEWLQSVFQAGYIRERKDGMSEYSVVDVKSVDQILAQLRPYIRLKQRQCDLVLEIVAELKHSSRLSPQDFLTLARKVDVFEELNDSKKRTIKSSQVAEFMGVQHILIP, encoded by the coding sequence ATGTCGAGTCCAGAGGTATTGAGTTATGTTGCTGGTTTTTTGGATGGGGATGGGTGTATCAATGTGCAGTTGGTGCGTCGTAAGGACTACCGGCTGGGCTATCAGATACGACCCAGTGTGACCTTCTTCCAAAAACAAAAGCATCGAGCGTTTTTAGAATGGTTACAATCCGTGTTTCAAGCGGGTTACATTCGGGAGCGCAAGGATGGTATGAGCGAATACAGTGTGGTGGATGTGAAATCTGTTGACCAAATTTTGGCTCAACTGCGTCCCTACATTCGCTTGAAGCAAAGGCAGTGTGACTTGGTGTTGGAAATTGTGGCGGAACTTAAACATTCCAGCCGCTTATCCCCTCAGGATTTTTTGACTCTGGCAAGAAAAGTGGATGTTTTTGAGGAATTGAATGATTCTAAGAAACGCACCATCAAGTCGAGTCAAGTGGCAGAATTCATGGGTGTACAGCATATCCTAATCCCGTAG
- a CDS encoding NfeD family protein, producing the protein MFSVYLFCAIVGGALMLLSLLEGDGDLDFGDVSDLDGTPDLDIDAHSFWSELPFLNLRFWIFGTGMFGITGLVLSWSGKPFLTILIGALLTGLATGWVITTLLQRLKRRIPNSLITPDDLIGSIGTIELPPHDHSYGKVRLNLKGQQVEYPVRCPTPLELGQTVIVVETHGHILEVSPQPLDKPQTDLLD; encoded by the coding sequence ATGTTTTCCGTATATCTCTTTTGCGCCATCGTTGGGGGTGCCCTGATGCTCCTGAGCCTATTGGAGGGGGATGGCGACCTCGATTTTGGCGATGTCTCAGACCTAGACGGCACGCCCGACCTCGATATCGATGCCCATTCTTTTTGGTCAGAATTACCTTTTTTGAACCTGCGCTTTTGGATTTTCGGTACCGGCATGTTTGGCATCACCGGCCTAGTTTTAAGCTGGTCTGGCAAACCCTTTCTGACCATCCTCATTGGTGCCCTGCTCACCGGCCTCGCCACCGGCTGGGTCATTACCACCCTGCTCCAACGACTCAAACGCCGCATCCCCAACAGCCTGATCACCCCCGATGACCTGATTGGCTCTATCGGCACCATCGAATTGCCCCCCCACGACCACTCCTACGGCAAAGTCCGCCTTAACCTCAAGGGTCAGCAGGTCGAATACCCCGTCCGGTGTCCCACCCCCCTCGAACTCGGCCAAACCGTCATCGTCGTGGAAACCCACGGGCATATCCTCGAGGTTAGCCCCCAACCCCTTGACAAACCCCAGACCGACTTGCTAGATTGA